ATTTGGTTGCAAGGTTCCAACGCTTTAAAAGTTTGTTGCTCGAGTACTAAGTCAATGTTGTAGCGTAACTAAATGTGAGAGAAACTAGAGCACATTTGATTTTATTCACTCGAAGAAGagaaatatattaatgtataaacattTGAATGACTTAGTATTTGTTCTTTATAACTTAAAGCTGAGAGagaggtaaatttttttaataataatgtttttcacttttgaaaaatatatgaacATTTTTACTTatgcttgattttattttgacaatagcataaaaaatagaagagatgTTTTAGAtccaattaattttgaaaacattgactTGATGGAAGAATGGGTGGGTGAAGAATCTGAACTTCTTGATGGAGAAGATTTGGATTGTGCAAGTATTGAGGAGCTATTAACCTCACTAAACAAGGAAGACGATGATAATGTTGGTGTTTATGTTGATAACGGTGGTGAcattgatgaaaatattttgattaacaTGTCGAGTCCTGATCCTTACTGTCTTTTTGATGAGGataagtgattttattttaatggttgGATTAAGAACTTATTTAGTTTGTAACTTAAGACTTGTATTGATGAGAAGTATTGAGTTTGTGacttattttgttgttattttagaATACAGTAAatgcttgtatatatataatttatctagGTATAAGCTATttcgaaacggtacacgaaatgATACTAGTATCGAAACGGTATCGATATCGAAATATTATTCCGAAACAGTATATGAAATAGTACTggtaccaaaatatttcattccagtgccttgacAGGTACGGCTTCCAatatggtattcaaaactttagtTTCATCCCTACATAGACATAATATAACAAataaagaccaaaaaaaaaaaaaatttaataaccttgcaacgaaaaaaaaaaatcaataaagcaTGTAAAAAAGTCAATGATACAACAAATACGCCATAAATACGACATATACACGTCACACATTCAAtgcattttcatatatatatatatatacacagacaTATATATCACGAAGCTTCTAAAAGCCTGCATTCAGTTTCAAAAGACTTAATTAGCTGTAACCTCAAAGGGTATTTCAACAAAGGCATTGAAAAAAATGGCACAAAGAGTAAAAGTGGAATGAAATTAAGCTACATTAGAAAATGTGGGCATTAATgattgaataatatatatattttcagaaCTTAAATTTCTTTGTCTTTATATGTCCATCTCTTTTGACTTTTTTCCTCCCTAATTGCCTTATAATTCCGGCTTATTTTATTTGGTGCCTATTGTTTGTTTATTGAGTTTTACTACGTATAAATACAGTCgtgtactaatttatatatcaatactaatttatttatatttaaaatttaaattaatattattttcaataaaatttactttttaattacatgtaaaatttatttttatatatacaaattaatacataattataattacaattatattttttcttatttatttcattggcCCACTTAGGTGGAGTTTTGACTTTTAAAACCCGACGGGCTTTCTTGGAACTTCTGATGATCTAGAACGTCCCATGACTTTCATGTATCTTCTCTTccacacaaaaataattaatagaatatttggTGCAATCagattgattttatatatatatagccgtCACTTTGATTAATTCATATATGATATGAATAAATAGGTTGAAATTAACGTTTTGATTAAGTTGCCGGCCGTccctatattttataatatatatatatatatatgctggctgcatgcatgccacagcttcaagatatatatatatatatatatattaattagatatacgatccctattttattttatcttcttaAGATAGATCTGAAGTAATTGTTAGATAGCGTTCTAATTAATATGCGTACACGTGGAACGTACTCTCATTCTAGAAAAAGTTTTATTCGCAAGCTTGTAATATATTTAGATTCCTTTCAAGGTTAAGGGTTTTTATTCAGAAAAaacatgtttttcttttataaattggAAAACGTCCATCTCACGATCGACTAAAACCATCCAATTCCGGGAATTATTTCTAGTCTTATTTGGAAGGAATTAAATGTACATtatatctttcacatgtacatagAGTAGATTTTCAAATTCATTAGGCACGACTCATGACTTTAGTTTAACTTTGTGCGTTTCTCATCACAACTACTATTTTTAAGTTATCATGTGATGCATGTGATCATCTTTCTAGCAGCCATATAATCCAAATTAATTAGATGTTTAAAACCATAGAAGAAATTATGAATTCAATTTATAATACTTTAGGCTGTGTTTGGTTATTGGAATGAGCTCAACTtatctcaaactaattattgatgtgatttattactttttcaacttcttataaaaaagttaaactcatatATAAATCTACtcaaacacatatttcaatatatttacattcaaatatctcaataaaactcacaaaatattactattcataaatcaaTTCAGATTACCTAAAATCACCTTATCATCCTAACACAGTCTTAAAGAGttggatgttttaaatataagatAGATCGAGATGATGATCATAACTACGTTTTGATTCAGGCCTGGTTTGGTTTTACACAGTCATTCGAAAccaatctcatcttatctcatcatctaaacatcattcaaatacaaacatttttttattttaaatttttaaatttttaatttttttaatctaatcatcacaactttttcaaactaaaaagcacaataaataatccaattttttcaaatttcaaaactaaaataatattaaaatattatattttgaccctctttaaactatataattttttattcaactttttctttctctttttccaaaatttcataaaaatcttaactcaaattatttcattatcattcacagatttctcatatcatatcatatcatctaatctcatttcatatgTGTAAGCAAACGAAGCATTCTCATATAATCTTATGATCTTatatgtgtaaccaaacgaggcttTAGAATTAGAGGCACAAGAATGAAACACTTACAATATTATCTTAtagcttaattatatatacaaggaaaaattaatttagagaaTAATGCTAGTAGGCTCAAATGACTCTTTTGACGGAACACCACTActtagtttattaaaaaataaaaacacaaatacaagagagataaaagaaatttagagtttcaatccttttttttttttttttagtattttcgAATACCTTTTTGTTCCGAACAGATTAAATAAAATCGATTATAATTGACAGACTGGAATATTTGGAAGGCCAGATTGTTTTGTGCAGGCTGTTAATTAATTGATCATGTGGATGATCAAGTGAGATCTTGGCCGATATATTctatattaaatatgataataAACCAATGTTTTCCAGAGGTAtcgaattaaaattatatttaaaagaagaagaagaagaagaagaagaagaaattaaaaagaaaaaaagaaagaaaaactacTCATGTTGATATATATCTGGCCGGTGGAGTGTGGGATCCACGAATTAATGGAATTTCAAGCATATTTGAGGATGATTGCACTGTTACCCCCACTCCACTACAGCTCTTCACGTTCTAATTACGTGCATGACTTGAAAGCTCTTACACAGATCAGGTCGATCAGGCTGAGCTGGACCGCTAACTACCTCTCCGCTGACTTTTCATTAACAACTAAACTACCATTGAAAATGAAGTCATTTCCAGACGAAGCTTGGCCGATAAAACTTGACATTATGAAAAACCAAGAAATAAAGAACAAACATGTTTGAAGGGCCGGATGGTCAAAACAGTGAtgatgataaaattataaacaactAGTGATGTAGGATTAATTGATTATTTCAGAGGACACTAGCCTAAAATATTAGGACAAGAAAAAACATCAAAACTTCGAGTTAGAGTTTGtagaatttaaaattctttCGTGGTCATTCACGTGatctagaagattaaaaaaaagggtgAAAATATTGTTTGGTTGATAGAGTCTTTAAATTGTAAAACAAGGTAAATCACATTAAGAAAGTCTAAAAAGTCTGCAGAATCTTCCATTAAGAAAACACAAATAAGTTCTTAtaattatctttatatatatacccAGATTGTGATGGCAATCACGCGGCCTTCCTCAGTCctcaacatctctctctctctctctctctctctacttgtCTCGAAGAAAATGGGTTCCTCTCGTATGGTGCCTTTTGTAGCTGTTCTTCTGGTATTGCTAACCATGACTTCACTAGGGTCAAGTGATGCATCTCCTCTTGATGATTTTTTGGGTACGTACACATGAATCCTCTTCTAATTTGCATTAATTTTAACTTAATTAGCTTTTGGATTTTATAATACTCATCAACACCCTTCTCTAACACAATAATTAGCAAAAACATGTACAAAATCACACTTTGATCGAATTAAATAGCCTAAACACAAGCTAGAAAATTAAAGACCCCAATTaaacacgtacgtacgtacatattattgttttttctttaatttgctttattttgttctttatggGTTTGATCAATTGCAGGAAGCGTGTGTGAAGATGTGGAATGTGGAAAGGGAAATTGCTCAGCTGATTTAAGCTACCCACTTGGCTTCAAGTGTGAATGTAATACTGGCTGGAAGCGAACCCGTGACGATAATGACGATCTCACTTTTCTTCCCTGTGTGATACCCAACTGTACGTAAGAAGcgcctctctcttctctttgatcattttctttatatttccacgaacatatatatatagctgcatGCATATGGGGCTGCTGGTTTACTGCTTGAtctaagcctttttttttttttttaaaacaattttttgcaGGTACTCTTAACTACGGCTGCCAGCCAGCCCCTCCTCCAGTCCCAGAAAAGGAGTTTCCTCACAATTTCTCAGCCTTTGACCGTAATCACTCATGATTATATATTATCttgattaatattattatcatgTTTCGACTAAGTAATTTCTTGTTTGaacttataatttatttgattttttatatagCCTGCTACTGGGCATATTGCGGAGAAGGGACATGCACGAAGAACAAGACGCATACATACACATGTGAATGCAACTCGGGTTTCTTTAATCTTCTAAACATCTCAGCCTTCCCATGCTACAGTCAATGTATGTAGACTTGTAAAAACCTTAGAAACTATTATCTTAATCCAAGAGTTAAAACAAAAGATTGATAAGAAGCGATTTGAGGTATGAtgttttgtattaattttcagGTACGCTTGGATCTGATTGTTCAAAGCTTGGGATTACAGTTGCAAAAACTTCTGCAGATGGAACTGGGGGTACTGGTCAaggtgactctctctctctctctctctctctctctctctctctctctttgttttttaatttaattctttctcatttttgaTGATAATAGTTTAATTAGCTTAGTCCAAAATGCAAGGTCAAGGGGTAGAAGGAATTAACAAAACCTATATGACTATATGATATGATTAATATACCCTTTCTAAACaagtaatttataaaaagtacCCTTTCTAAGCTCCCCCATGATATTGCTATATCACAAATCATCCAATGAAGAAgcatttcataatattttgatgagtaATTATTTAGCACTCCATGACTATAAGCACGTAGTAgtaatctcattttattgtaGATTTCGTATTATTAAAGGATTATGATTGTGTAATTATGAAAAACTTCGAATGATATTATAGCTTTATGTGAGAGGGCGAATGTTAACTATCTCCTTCGTCTTTCCAGGAAACTACTTCataattattagttttaatttatcactataattaatagtatAACTAGTAGCACTACAAGAAACATGATCATTTATAACAATTACTTATTTGCAATGAGATGATTTTTTGTGACGagaatagatttattttaataaaaaataatcattttaagtttttaattagATATTACTCACAGAAAATTGACAAGTGGTTTCCTTGTCGTGTAACATCCTCATTGTCATCATATATATCCTCTTATTTACGCTTGACTTGGTTTACACCATATCCtgatatatatttagatagaaAATAATACTATGTCACCTCATTTTGCATCTTCAATTTGACCACTCAtacattttagtttatttttaaaaatttttttattaaataattaaggaagtgattattagtatattagtatttttggatttttaaaatatttaaaaactatttgaaaaaaaaaagagtaaaatataaaaagtacaGGATACCCAGTGATCAAACCTGGGCGACATAGTACCTAGCACTACCCTATTTAGATTGTCTCTTATAGCAAAGAGCTGACTATCAATATCTATAGAAAagtaatgttacgtacagtCGTGAAATGGGCAAGCGTCAtgcaatcgttttaaaaaaatgagatatattattaaaatattaattttttcatgtaggcccagtatttattcaattttttcg
This genomic window from Carya illinoinensis cultivar Pawnee chromosome 7, C.illinoinensisPawnee_v1, whole genome shotgun sequence contains:
- the LOC122315205 gene encoding uncharacterized protein LOC122315205, which codes for MGSSRMVPFVAVLLVLLTMTSLGSSDASPLDDFLGSVCEDVECGKGNCSADLSYPLGFKCECNTGWKRTRDDNDDLTFLPCVIPNCTLNYGCQPAPPPVPEKEFPHNFSAFDPCYWAYCGEGTCTKNKTHTYTCECNSGFFNLLNISAFPCYSQCTLGSDCSKLGITVAKTSADGTGGTGQGTSFLPGKFHWMAILMVTFGIVTLK